In Luteitalea sp. TBR-22, one genomic interval encodes:
- a CDS encoding alcohol dehydrogenase catalytic domain-containing protein, translated as MAMHGVCFRAPGEVAWQEVAEPRLEMATDAIVQVDLAGLCGSDLHPYFGREVGLDPGTVMGHEFVGRVIDVGDDVRGVRQGDRVFAPFSTSCGECATCRTGLTSRCERGQLFGWISGGVGLHGGQAERVRVPLADGTLKVVPDGLSDEAALLLGDNLGTAWYCAELAELHPDGIVVVIGCGSVGLLGILAARAEGVTRVVAVDPVPERRARAAALGAEVCEPGPDVARVVASLGGSRGADSVMEFVGLPSAQRLAWEVLRPGGVMAVIGCHSAPFAFSPSEAYDKNLTYRTGRCPARRQMERLTDRVMRDLPQVTQVITHRFAPQDCVRAYDVFAHQRDGCVKAVFEF; from the coding sequence ATGGCGATGCACGGTGTGTGCTTCAGGGCTCCCGGCGAGGTGGCGTGGCAGGAGGTGGCCGAGCCACGCCTCGAGATGGCGACCGACGCGATCGTGCAGGTGGACCTCGCGGGGCTGTGCGGGTCGGACCTGCATCCCTACTTCGGTCGTGAGGTCGGGCTCGACCCGGGGACGGTGATGGGGCACGAGTTCGTGGGGCGCGTGATCGACGTCGGCGACGACGTACGCGGCGTGCGTCAAGGCGATCGCGTGTTCGCGCCGTTCTCGACCAGTTGTGGCGAGTGTGCGACCTGCCGCACCGGGCTCACCAGCCGGTGCGAGCGCGGGCAGTTGTTCGGGTGGATCAGCGGCGGGGTCGGGCTGCACGGCGGCCAGGCGGAGCGGGTGCGGGTGCCGCTGGCCGACGGGACGCTGAAGGTCGTGCCGGATGGCCTGTCGGACGAAGCGGCGTTGCTGCTCGGCGACAACCTCGGCACCGCCTGGTACTGCGCCGAACTCGCCGAGCTGCACCCCGACGGCATCGTCGTGGTGATCGGCTGCGGATCGGTGGGCCTGCTGGGCATCCTCGCGGCGCGGGCAGAGGGCGTGACGCGTGTCGTCGCCGTCGATCCGGTGCCGGAGCGCCGGGCGCGTGCGGCCGCCCTCGGCGCCGAGGTATGCGAGCCCGGCCCGGACGTGGCGCGCGTGGTTGCGTCCCTCGGCGGATCGCGGGGCGCCGACAGCGTGATGGAGTTCGTCGGGCTGCCGTCGGCGCAGCGCCTGGCGTGGGAGGTGCTGCGGCCGGGCGGCGTGATGGCGGTGATCGGCTGCCACTCGGCGCCGTTCGCCTTCTCGCCGTCGGAAGCCTACGACAAGAACCTGACGTACAGGACCGGCCGCTGCCCGGCCCGCCGGCAGATGGAGCGGCTCACCGACCGCGTGATGCGCGACCTCCCGCAGGTGACGCAGGTGATCACGCACCGCTTCGCGCCGCAGGACTGCGTGCGCGCCTACGACGTCTTCGCCCACCAGCGCGACGGCTGCGTGAAGGCGGTGTTCGAGTTCTGA
- a CDS encoding trans-aconitate 2-methyltransferase, which yields MSERLVRLVEALEIRPGDQVLEVGCGHGVAAGLVCERLRTGHLVAIDRSPAMIAAATRRNRPHVAAGTVEFLVADVREYAPGARRFDRIFAARVGLFHREPHLVHALLDRWLAPRGRIVVVYDEP from the coding sequence GTGAGTGAGCGCCTGGTGCGACTCGTCGAGGCACTGGAGATCCGCCCGGGGGATCAGGTGCTCGAAGTCGGCTGCGGCCACGGCGTGGCGGCCGGCCTGGTCTGCGAGCGACTTCGCACCGGCCATCTCGTGGCAATCGACAGGTCGCCCGCGATGATCGCGGCTGCCACCAGGCGCAATCGACCGCATGTCGCGGCCGGTACGGTGGAGTTCCTCGTCGCCGACGTGCGCGAGTACGCCCCGGGGGCGCGGCGCTTCGACAGGATCTTCGCGGCGCGGGTCGGGCTCTTTCATCGCGAGCCTCATCTGGTGCACGCGCTGCTCGATCGTTGGCTGGCGCCCAGAGGGCGGATCGTCGTGGTGTACGACGAACCGTGA
- a CDS encoding DUF4256 domain-containing protein, which produces MARSQPHALLEVLRARFAAHGQRHAGTEWDDVQARLQKHPTALKVLAEMEATGGEPDLVDLGDGALRFVDCAPESPAGRRSLCYDRQARVGRKNNAPSGSAVEMAEAMGLALLTEDQYRALQGLGEFDRKTSSWIGTPEDVRSLGGALFCDRRFGRVFTYHNGADSYYAARGFRGALLL; this is translated from the coding sequence ATGGCCAGGTCGCAACCACACGCCCTCCTGGAGGTGCTGCGGGCCCGCTTCGCCGCGCACGGCCAACGGCACGCCGGCACCGAGTGGGACGACGTGCAGGCGAGGCTGCAGAAGCATCCCACTGCCCTGAAGGTTCTCGCCGAGATGGAGGCCACCGGTGGTGAGCCCGACCTCGTCGACCTGGGCGACGGCGCGTTGCGCTTCGTCGACTGCGCGCCTGAGAGCCCGGCGGGCCGGCGGAGTCTCTGCTACGACAGGCAGGCACGCGTGGGGCGCAAGAACAACGCCCCGTCCGGGAGCGCCGTCGAAATGGCTGAAGCCATGGGCCTCGCGCTGCTCACCGAGGACCAGTACCGGGCGCTGCAGGGGCTCGGCGAGTTCGACAGGAAGACCTCGAGCTGGATCGGCACGCCCGAGGACGTCCGATCACTGGGGGGAGCGCTCTTCTGCGACCGCCGCTTCGGCCGCGTGTTCACGTACCACAACGGCGCGGATTCGTATTACGCGGCGCGCGGCTTCCGCGGCGCGCTGCTCCTGTAG
- a CDS encoding CatB-related O-acetyltransferase, with the protein MAGFPQVCFIRNTVSNPNIIVGDYTYYDDPEDSEGFERNVLYHFPFVGDRLVIGKFCAIARGVQFIMNGANHRMSGISTYPFEIFGNGWEAVAPADGELLHKGDTVIGNDVWIGYESLVMPGVHIGNGAIVAARSVVVSDVPAYAIVGGNPARVIRERFPRDVAARLESIAWWDWPIDKVTQHLQVIVSGDVDALEACARS; encoded by the coding sequence ATGGCGGGCTTTCCGCAGGTGTGCTTCATCAGGAACACCGTCAGCAACCCGAACATCATCGTCGGCGACTACACGTACTACGACGATCCGGAGGACTCCGAGGGCTTCGAGCGGAACGTCCTCTACCACTTTCCGTTCGTCGGCGACCGCCTGGTGATCGGGAAGTTCTGCGCCATCGCGCGCGGCGTGCAGTTCATCATGAACGGCGCCAACCACCGGATGTCGGGCATCTCCACCTACCCGTTCGAGATCTTCGGCAACGGGTGGGAGGCCGTCGCGCCGGCTGACGGCGAGCTGCTGCACAAGGGCGACACCGTGATCGGCAACGACGTGTGGATTGGCTACGAGTCCCTGGTGATGCCGGGCGTCCACATCGGCAACGGGGCCATCGTCGCGGCGCGTTCGGTGGTGGTCAGCGACGTGCCGGCGTACGCCATCGTCGGCGGCAATCCGGCGCGGGTGATCAGGGAGCGCTTCCCGCGTGACGTCGCCGCGAGGCTCGAGTCCATCGCGTGGTGGGACTGGCCGATCGACAAGGTGACGCAGCACCTGCAGGTGATCGTGTCCGGCGACGTGGATGCCCTCGAAGCATGCGCCAGGTCGTGA
- a CDS encoding VOC family protein, producing the protein MRLVSTVIYVDDVVRTIGFYEAAFGCGVKFLDADVRMPGRIDGQVYQFAELDVAGATLQFGTHALGALLMPGFERPSGGGPSGVEIAFYTDDVPGAFARAVAAGATPLRAPETMPWGQEVAYVRSLEGTFIGLCAPIGEPADPS; encoded by the coding sequence ATGCGACTGGTCAGCACCGTGATCTACGTGGACGACGTCGTGAGGACCATCGGGTTCTACGAGGCGGCGTTCGGCTGCGGCGTGAAGTTCCTGGACGCGGATGTCCGGATGCCCGGGCGCATCGACGGACAGGTCTACCAGTTCGCCGAACTCGACGTGGCAGGCGCGACCCTGCAGTTCGGCACCCATGCCCTCGGGGCCCTGTTGATGCCTGGCTTCGAGCGTCCGTCAGGCGGCGGACCGTCGGGCGTGGAGATCGCCTTCTACACCGACGACGTCCCGGGCGCGTTCGCGCGTGCGGTTGCGGCGGGCGCCACGCCGCTGCGCGCGCCGGAAACGATGCCCTGGGGGCAGGAGGTCGCCTACGTGCGCAGCCTGGAGGGCACGTTCATCGGCCTGTGCGCGCCGATTGGCGAGCCCGCCGACCCGTCCTAG
- a CDS encoding VWA domain-containing protein, protein MITRRDLFLSVPATLAATRLLRAQQPTFRVGAQNVPVYVTVTDANKRLVPGLEQGDFEIYDEKTKVPIVLFDNQIQPVTVAVMLDSSGSMTMNLELLKQAAEQFVIRLLPEDKGRIGYFNDKIAFLSDFSSDRDLLIASIKDMQFGNPTRLFDSVLFSLDELKNIEGRKVILEFTDGADTASRGGLGEVLRRAREEEVMIYGIGLQSVMMGMRTRPDGALRKMAEETGGGYFELKDTDELGPTFTRVAQELHSQYLLGFEPKTDGKVHKIEVRVNRPGLVARGRRTYQAPKG, encoded by the coding sequence ATGATCACCCGGCGTGACCTGTTCCTCTCGGTTCCTGCGACGCTGGCCGCGACCCGCCTGCTGCGGGCCCAGCAGCCCACCTTCCGTGTGGGCGCGCAGAACGTGCCCGTGTACGTCACGGTGACCGACGCCAACAAGCGCCTGGTGCCCGGCCTCGAGCAGGGCGACTTCGAGATCTACGACGAGAAGACCAAGGTCCCGATCGTCCTCTTCGACAACCAGATCCAGCCGGTCACCGTCGCCGTGATGCTCGACTCGAGCGGCAGCATGACGATGAACCTCGAGCTGCTCAAGCAGGCCGCCGAGCAGTTCGTGATCCGCCTGTTGCCCGAGGACAAGGGCCGCATCGGGTACTTCAACGACAAGATCGCCTTCCTCAGCGACTTCAGCAGCGACCGCGACCTGCTCATCGCCTCCATCAAGGACATGCAGTTCGGCAACCCGACGCGCCTGTTCGACTCGGTGCTGTTCAGCCTCGACGAGCTGAAGAACATCGAGGGCCGCAAGGTGATCCTCGAGTTCACCGACGGCGCCGACACGGCGAGCCGCGGCGGCCTCGGCGAGGTGCTGCGCCGCGCCCGCGAAGAGGAAGTGATGATTTACGGGATCGGGCTGCAGTCGGTGATGATGGGCATGCGCACCAGGCCCGACGGGGCGCTGCGGAAGATGGCCGAGGAGACCGGCGGCGGCTACTTCGAGCTGAAGGACACCGACGAACTCGGCCCGACCTTCACGCGCGTCGCGCAGGAGCTCCACAGCCAGTACCTGCTCGGCTTCGAGCCCAAGACCGACGGCAAGGTGCACAAGATCGAGGTCCGCGTGAACCGGCCCGGCCTGGTGGCGCGCGGCAGACGCACCTACCAGGCGCCGAAGGGGTAG
- a CDS encoding exo-alpha-sialidase has translation MRLLPISLLALLLGVQSPAMRQQDLAVAGVGSPFYRIPALTVTTRGTLLAAWDARPTLKDLPDPISVVIRRSTDGGATWGPQSVVRGADGPAGFGDPSFVVDRTTRRIFLFYAASVRQGFFGSATGNRHDDPDVQQADYSCSDDDGLTWTHRRITGAIKDPAWGGIFAASGQGIQLRYGRYAGRLVQQYVVRRGKEVFAASAYSDDHGDTWRMGALVGPGADENKTVELSDGRLMLNSRAKPYRKVAFSSDGGATWTGWRDEPQLIDPANNGAIVRLHPEAPSGSAGARVLLFSNTESRDRRENIVVKQSCDDGATWTSRLVVEPGAASYSTLATLPDGRVGILYERGTVSAIVFAAFDPASLGPCGA, from the coding sequence GTGCGACTCCTGCCGATCTCCCTGCTGGCGCTGCTGCTCGGCGTCCAGTCGCCAGCGATGCGACAACAGGATCTGGCCGTGGCCGGTGTCGGCTCGCCGTTCTATCGCATCCCGGCGCTCACGGTGACCACGCGCGGCACGCTGCTGGCCGCGTGGGACGCACGGCCGACGCTGAAGGACCTGCCCGACCCGATCAGCGTCGTGATCAGGCGCAGCACCGACGGCGGCGCCACGTGGGGTCCACAGTCGGTGGTGCGCGGTGCCGACGGCCCGGCCGGCTTCGGCGATCCCAGCTTCGTCGTCGACAGGACGACGCGACGCATCTTCCTCTTCTACGCCGCGAGCGTGCGGCAGGGATTCTTCGGCTCGGCCACCGGCAACCGTCACGACGACCCGGACGTCCAGCAGGCCGACTACTCCTGTTCGGACGACGACGGCCTCACCTGGACGCATCGCCGCATCACCGGCGCGATCAAGGATCCGGCGTGGGGCGGCATCTTCGCCGCATCGGGCCAGGGCATCCAGTTGCGCTACGGCAGGTACGCGGGGCGCCTCGTGCAGCAGTACGTGGTGCGCCGCGGCAAGGAGGTCTTCGCCGCCAGCGCGTACAGCGACGACCACGGCGACACGTGGCGCATGGGCGCACTGGTCGGGCCCGGCGCCGACGAGAACAAGACCGTCGAACTCTCCGACGGACGCCTGATGCTGAACAGCCGCGCCAAGCCATACCGCAAGGTGGCGTTCTCTTCCGACGGGGGCGCCACGTGGACCGGGTGGCGCGACGAGCCGCAGCTCATCGACCCGGCCAACAACGGCGCCATCGTGCGCCTGCATCCCGAGGCCCCGTCCGGTTCGGCCGGCGCGCGCGTGCTCCTCTTCAGCAACACCGAGAGCCGCGACAGGCGCGAGAACATCGTCGTCAAGCAGTCGTGCGATGACGGGGCGACCTGGACGTCGCGCCTGGTCGTCGAGCCGGGGGCCGCGTCGTACTCCACGCTGGCGACGCTGCCCGACGGCCGCGTCGGGATCCTGTACGAGCGCGGCACGGTGAGCGCGATCGTGTTCGCCGCGTTCGACCCGGCGTCGCTCGGCCCCTGCGGCGCTTGA
- a CDS encoding amidohydrolase family protein yields MARGWLSRRTWPLAALVTMVGAAVMAPSAQVRPAGRDTAVHARKPARLLIRHAMVIYGNGKPPYGPMDILVQDGTIANVAPSLPVEADAVIDATGKYVMPGLVDTHMHWHDERAGIPMPIQYERNLYLANGVTLTRENGGNFTKSKQWQAESAADQIVAPRMQVYWVVSRGNGTAEAIRANVREAKARGADGLKIFGMDRDQLEATMAEARAQGLKTTTHIAVEEVTAKDFAELGVDSIEHFYGIADAALDGVQHFPADMNYSNELMRFSRAGELYAQADPKKLDEVLDLMVAKKVAWSPTLSIYEASRDVIKAQNLPWYKEYLHPALQAFFEPNLANHGSYFVGWTNTMEVRWKQQYRIWMDALKSFGNKGGVITTGDDAGFIHSLYGFGLVRELELHEEAGFHPLDVIKHGTVNGATLLGMGDKLGRVRQGFLADLLVVNGNPLENLRVLNPYGVEVMKDGRMTRGGGIEWTIKNGIPYHVPTLMKEVKAMVEADRKKPEARPTAP; encoded by the coding sequence ATGGCACGAGGATGGCTCTCGCGGCGGACGTGGCCGCTGGCGGCACTGGTCACGATGGTGGGCGCGGCCGTGATGGCGCCGTCGGCGCAGGTGCGTCCGGCGGGCCGCGACACCGCCGTCCATGCGCGCAAGCCGGCGCGTCTGCTGATCCGGCACGCGATGGTGATCTACGGCAACGGCAAGCCGCCCTACGGGCCGATGGACATCCTCGTGCAGGACGGGACGATCGCCAACGTCGCGCCGTCGCTGCCCGTCGAGGCCGACGCGGTGATCGACGCAACCGGCAAGTACGTGATGCCGGGGCTTGTCGACACCCACATGCACTGGCACGACGAGCGCGCCGGCATCCCGATGCCGATCCAGTACGAGCGCAACCTGTACCTGGCCAACGGCGTCACGCTCACCCGCGAGAACGGCGGCAACTTCACCAAGAGCAAGCAGTGGCAGGCCGAGTCGGCCGCCGACCAGATCGTCGCGCCGCGCATGCAGGTCTATTGGGTCGTGTCGCGCGGCAACGGGACGGCCGAGGCCATCCGCGCCAACGTCCGCGAGGCGAAGGCGCGCGGCGCCGACGGCCTGAAGATCTTCGGCATGGATCGCGATCAGCTCGAGGCGACCATGGCGGAGGCCAGGGCGCAGGGCCTGAAGACCACCACGCACATCGCCGTCGAGGAGGTCACGGCGAAGGACTTCGCGGAGCTCGGCGTCGATTCCATCGAGCACTTCTACGGCATCGCCGACGCGGCGCTCGACGGCGTACAGCACTTCCCGGCCGACATGAACTACAGCAACGAGCTGATGCGGTTCTCGCGGGCCGGCGAGCTGTACGCGCAGGCCGACCCGAAGAAGCTCGACGAGGTGCTCGACCTGATGGTGGCAAAGAAGGTGGCCTGGAGCCCGACGCTCTCGATCTACGAGGCCAGCCGCGACGTCATCAAGGCGCAGAACCTGCCCTGGTACAAGGAATACCTCCACCCGGCGCTGCAGGCCTTCTTCGAGCCGAACCTGGCCAACCACGGGTCCTACTTCGTGGGCTGGACCAACACGATGGAGGTGCGCTGGAAGCAGCAGTACCGCATCTGGATGGACGCCCTGAAGTCGTTCGGCAACAAGGGCGGCGTCATCACCACCGGTGACGACGCCGGGTTCATCCACTCGCTGTACGGTTTCGGCCTCGTGCGCGAGCTCGAGCTGCACGAGGAGGCCGGCTTCCACCCGCTCGACGTCATCAAGCACGGCACCGTCAACGGCGCGACGCTGCTGGGCATGGGCGACAAGCTGGGACGCGTGCGCCAGGGCTTCCTCGCCGACCTGCTGGTGGTGAACGGCAATCCGCTCGAGAACCTGCGCGTGCTGAACCCGTATGGCGTCGAGGTGATGAAGGATGGCCGCATGACCCGCGGCGGCGGCATCGAGTGGACGATCAAGAACGGCATCCCGTACCACGTGCCGACGCTGATGAAGGAAGTCAAGGCCATGGTCGAGGCCGACAGGAAGAAGCCCGAGGCGCGGCCGACCGCGCCGTGA
- the arr gene encoding NAD(+)--rifampin ADP-ribosyltransferase translates to MPPAPEPLGVEGLTYYHGTRADLKPGDVIQPGSASNYTDRRSPWVYFSATLDAATWGAELARGEGRERIYVVEPTGPFEDDPNLTDKKFPGNPTRSYRSREPLRIIGEHTGWTGHGAEVVQAMKDAIAGLEPIDD, encoded by the coding sequence CTGCCACCGGCGCCGGAGCCGCTTGGGGTCGAAGGCCTCACCTACTACCACGGCACGCGCGCCGACCTGAAGCCCGGGGACGTCATCCAACCTGGCTCGGCGTCGAACTACACGGACCGGCGGTCGCCCTGGGTCTACTTCAGCGCAACGCTCGACGCCGCCACATGGGGCGCGGAACTGGCGCGCGGGGAAGGGCGAGAGCGCATCTACGTCGTCGAGCCGACCGGACCGTTCGAAGACGACCCCAACCTCACCGACAAGAAGTTCCCTGGCAACCCGACCAGGTCGTATCGTTCCCGCGAACCACTCCGGATCATCGGCGAGCATACGGGGTGGACCGGGCATGGCGCGGAGGTCGTCCAGGCGATGAAGGACGCCATCGCCGGCCTCGAGCCGATCGACGATTGA